In Calothrix sp. PCC 7507, one DNA window encodes the following:
- a CDS encoding Uma2 family endonuclease gives MTQAIPKLLTFEEFVDWLPENRRVRYELHNGEIVEMAQPVGEHEEVKGFAARKLTVEFDRLNLPYLIPSQAIVKPPEKDSGYFPDVLVLNRANLVNEPLWKKQSTLSLGASIPLVIEVVSTNWRDDYHLKYADYEEMGIPEYWIVDYAALGGRNFIGNPKQPTISVCNLVDGEYQISKFRDSDYIVSQTFPELNLTPTQIFQAGLV, from the coding sequence ATGACTCAAGCCATACCCAAGCTATTAACCTTTGAGGAGTTCGTCGATTGGCTACCCGAAAATCGACGAGTACGCTACGAACTACATAATGGGGAAATTGTGGAAATGGCGCAACCAGTAGGGGAACACGAAGAAGTAAAGGGTTTTGCAGCCAGAAAACTCACGGTAGAGTTTGATCGATTAAACCTCCCCTACCTTATCCCCAGCCAAGCTATAGTTAAACCTCCTGAAAAAGATTCTGGGTATTTTCCCGATGTGTTGGTGCTAAATCGGGCAAATCTGGTAAATGAACCATTGTGGAAAAAACAATCTACCCTGAGTTTGGGTGCATCAATACCTTTGGTAATTGAGGTTGTATCAACCAACTGGCGGGACGATTACCACTTGAAATATGCGGATTATGAGGAGATGGGTATCCCAGAATACTGGATTGTTGATTATGCAGCGTTGGGTGGACGTAATTTTATTGGCAATCCCAAACAACCGACAATCTCTGTCTGTAACTTGGTTGATGGGGAATATCAGATAAGTAAGTTTCGAGATAGCGATTATATTGTCTCCCAAACTTTTCCGGAATTGAATCTCACCCCAACCCAGATTTTTCAAGCTGGCTTGGTGTAG
- a CDS encoding rhodanese-like domain-containing protein — MSSNLAVDVHDLKSRLEWGQPAFTIVDVRDRPSYNHGRISGAIQIPLDELAQRAKSALHAERHIYVYGADDQQAAHAAQTLQEAGFAKVSGIPGGLSAWKSVGGATEGLGA, encoded by the coding sequence ATGAGTAGCAATTTAGCAGTTGATGTACACGATTTAAAGTCTCGTCTCGAATGGGGTCAACCGGCTTTTACAATTGTTGATGTGCGCGATCGCCCTTCCTACAATCACGGACGGATCTCTGGGGCTATCCAAATTCCTTTAGATGAGTTAGCGCAACGAGCCAAATCTGCTTTACATGCAGAACGCCATATCTATGTTTATGGTGCAGATGATCAACAAGCAGCCCATGCTGCCCAAACGCTGCAAGAGGCTGGGTTTGCTAAAGTCTCTGGAATTCCAGGTGGTCTTTCGGCTTGGAAATCCGTTGGTGGCGCTACAGAAGGTCTTGGCGCATAA
- the mutL gene encoding DNA mismatch repair endonuclease MutL → MASIIQALPTEVVYLITAGEVIDSLAAVVRELVENSLDAGATRIVVSLWPQQWRVRVADNGCGMNLDDLQQAATAHSTSKIRNCADLWKIHSLGFRGEALHSLTTLADLEIFSRPPNGKLGWRVVYGDGGEAVEVEVTAIAPGTVVTVSNLFGNCLSRRQGLPTAAQQMKAVQATIQHIALCHPHVTWQVWQNDREYFTICPAATMGQLVPQILPQVRSSDLQEVKLELLNPPNSALSTQHSALTLVVGLPDRCHRHRPDWVKVAMNGRIVKCPELEQAILSAFHRTLPRDRYPVCFLHLAISPDQINWNRNPAKTEIYLNEVNYWQEQVTQAIDQALRINSATIKEAVHTTRVGKLLKAAEAKGGYNFNPKNSDEDETQHSLKAIAQVSNTYIVVEHPGGMWLVEQHIAHERVLYEQLCDDWQIIPVEPAIILYQLTENQVSQLQRIGLDIEPFGEQLWAVRTLPAMLQQREDCAEAILELSWGGDLQTAQVAVACRSAIRNGTPMNLPEMQTLLDQWQRTRNPRTCPHGRPIYLSLEESALARFFRRNWVIGKSHGI, encoded by the coding sequence ATGGCATCTATTATCCAAGCACTACCGACAGAAGTTGTATATCTGATTACAGCGGGAGAGGTAATCGACTCTCTAGCGGCTGTAGTGCGGGAATTAGTGGAAAATTCCCTAGACGCAGGTGCAACCAGAATTGTGGTGTCTCTGTGGCCGCAGCAGTGGCGGGTGCGTGTGGCAGATAATGGTTGTGGCATGAACTTAGATGATTTGCAACAAGCAGCCACAGCCCACAGTACCAGTAAAATTCGCAATTGTGCAGATTTGTGGAAAATTCACAGTCTGGGGTTTCGTGGTGAAGCGTTGCACAGTTTGACGACTCTGGCAGATTTGGAGATTTTCAGTCGTCCACCAAATGGGAAGTTAGGTTGGCGGGTTGTTTATGGTGATGGTGGAGAAGCTGTCGAGGTAGAAGTAACAGCGATCGCTCCTGGTACAGTGGTGACAGTCTCAAATCTTTTTGGTAATTGCTTATCTCGTCGTCAGGGTTTACCTACAGCAGCACAGCAAATGAAAGCTGTGCAAGCGACAATCCAACATATTGCGCTGTGTCATCCCCATGTCACCTGGCAAGTTTGGCAAAATGACCGAGAATACTTCACTATTTGTCCCGCCGCGACAATGGGACAACTAGTACCGCAAATCCTCCCCCAGGTGCGCTCTAGTGACCTACAAGAGGTAAAACTAGAACTACTTAACCCCCCTAACTCAGCACTCAGCACTCAGCACTCAGCACTGACTTTGGTGGTAGGATTACCTGATCGTTGCCATCGCCACCGTCCAGATTGGGTAAAGGTAGCGATGAACGGACGGATAGTCAAGTGCCCAGAATTAGAGCAGGCGATTTTATCAGCATTTCACAGAACATTACCACGCGATCGCTATCCAGTTTGTTTCTTACATCTGGCAATTTCCCCAGATCAAATCAACTGGAACCGTAATCCCGCTAAAACAGAAATTTATCTCAACGAAGTTAATTATTGGCAAGAACAAGTTACCCAAGCCATTGATCAAGCACTCCGCATCAATTCTGCCACGATTAAGGAAGCTGTTCACACAACGCGAGTCGGTAAATTACTCAAAGCCGCTGAAGCCAAAGGTGGTTATAACTTTAACCCCAAAAATTCTGATGAAGATGAGACTCAGCACTCTTTAAAAGCGATCGCTCAAGTTAGCAACACCTACATTGTGGTAGAACATCCTGGGGGCATGTGGTTAGTAGAACAGCACATCGCCCATGAACGAGTTTTGTATGAGCAATTGTGCGATGATTGGCAAATTATCCCTGTTGAACCCGCAATCATTCTCTATCAATTAACAGAGAACCAAGTCTCCCAACTGCAACGCATTGGTTTAGACATAGAACCCTTTGGCGAACAACTTTGGGCAGTCCGCACCTTACCGGCAATGTTACAGCAGCGAGAAGACTGTGCCGAAGCAATTTTAGAACTCAGTTGGGGTGGAGACTTACAAACAGCCCAAGTAGCAGTCGCCTGTCGCAGCGCCATTCGTAATGGTACACCTATGAACCTGCCAGAAATGCAGACACTATTAGATCAATGGCAACGCACTCGCAACCCCCGCACCTGTCCCCACGGACGCCCGATTTATTTATCGTTGGAAGAGTCAGCCTTGGCGCGGTTTTTCCGGCGTAATTGGGTGATTGGTAAAAGTCACGGGATTTAA
- a CDS encoding type II toxin-antitoxin system RelE/ParE family toxin, translating into MDYQVILSPKAVHDLESIVRYIALNNPEAAMKLGQRLLEKTRELSQFPFQGQKVPEFDDFNIRQLVVRPYRIVYKVEEDKKQVSIARFWHSSQESLET; encoded by the coding sequence ATGGACTACCAAGTAATCCTATCTCCCAAGGCTGTCCATGATTTAGAATCTATTGTCAGGTACATTGCCTTGAATAATCCTGAAGCTGCAATGAAGTTGGGGCAACGTCTTCTTGAAAAAACTAGGGAATTGAGCCAGTTCCCGTTCCAAGGTCAGAAAGTGCCTGAGTTTGATGACTTCAATATTCGTCAACTGGTCGTCAGACCATATCGTATTGTTTACAAGGTTGAAGAGGATAAAAAACAGGTTAGCATTGCTAGATTTTGGCACTCATCACAAGAAAGCTTAGAAACTTAA
- a CDS encoding glycoside hydrolase family 3 protein, which translates to MPVSQELKHFGNHLILGISGTTLSDEDKYALSELQPVGVIFFAKNFLDGAPYEIWLQAFKELIDQIRQYAERDSMFITLDHEGGRVVRTPLPITRFPYAFLLRSHAREVAKATSVELKSLGINVSWAPIADIYSHPQNPIIGARAFGITPETAAQAAVEYYLGLQESGILGSAKHFPGHGDTSKDSHIELPILDLTIEDLRNRELIPFKALIEAQVPLVMTAHILFPKIDPDVPATLSQAILNGILRQELGFDGVVVSDDLDMKAISDMFIQPGTVARSINAGCDLFIVSRNINSSSIERTYQIAASFADSLSNGSLQESVVAAARARIEKLLAVTPQYLVHYLDKDTLKQHAELAIACSFQQVGV; encoded by the coding sequence ATGCCAGTATCGCAGGAGCTAAAACACTTTGGGAATCATTTGATTCTGGGTATTTCTGGCACTACTTTGAGTGATGAGGATAAATACGCACTCAGTGAACTGCAACCAGTAGGGGTGATTTTTTTTGCGAAAAACTTTTTGGATGGTGCCCCCTATGAGATTTGGTTACAAGCCTTTAAGGAGTTGATTGACCAGATCAGACAATACGCCGAACGGGATTCCATGTTCATTACCCTGGATCATGAGGGGGGTCGTGTTGTGCGGACACCGTTGCCAATTACGCGATTTCCTTATGCCTTTTTATTGCGATCGCACGCCCGCGAGGTAGCAAAAGCAACATCTGTCGAACTCAAATCTTTAGGCATCAATGTATCCTGGGCACCCATAGCCGATATTTATTCCCATCCGCAAAATCCGATTATTGGCGCCCGTGCTTTTGGTATCACTCCTGAGACTGCAGCCCAAGCTGCTGTTGAGTACTATCTCGGACTCCAGGAATCAGGAATTTTGGGAAGCGCCAAACACTTCCCAGGTCATGGAGACACAAGCAAGGACTCTCACATTGAGTTACCAATCCTTGATTTAACGATAGAAGACCTGCGAAATCGGGAACTGATACCGTTTAAAGCACTGATTGAGGCGCAAGTACCGTTAGTGATGACAGCCCACATCCTGTTTCCCAAAATAGACCCTGATGTACCAGCAACCCTATCTCAGGCTATTCTCAATGGCATCCTGCGCCAGGAACTGGGTTTTGATGGGGTGGTGGTGTCTGATGATTTGGATATGAAAGCTATTTCCGATATGTTTATCCAACCAGGGACTGTGGCGCGGTCAATTAATGCTGGTTGCGATTTATTTATCGTCTCGCGCAACATCAATTCATCATCGATTGAACGAACATATCAGATAGCTGCAAGTTTTGCCGATTCTCTGAGTAATGGGAGTCTTCAGGAGTCAGTAGTGGCTGCTGCGAGGGCGAGAATCGAGAAATTACTCGCGGTAACTCCGCAATATCTTGTTCATTATTTGGATAAAGATACTTTAAAACAACATGCCGAATTAGCGATCGCTTGTTCTTTCCAACAAGTCGGGGTGTGA
- a CDS encoding septal ring lytic transglycosylase RlpA family protein translates to MLFFGIFWITSWIGSFLSLSENLSPSLTSKIAPTEVTSNLGKLVSKHSPLDMLSKQPVNVWRTTLLPTNFLKMDWGTKESPTNLDNPLKPKKKAVKSSQNRLCQSNIENLDERSILKKPPRLASAALIKASFPHRDFLPNKILRSLQDFFRFHNSLEQSFNAAILPVAVVHRNQETYEIWVNNRLVANLPSEIQAKSIQQRLLQLLASPNLDANQLRPALVDDIPALMAGNRFLFGIEKQISRQFNRSGDILAIEWINNLRSALKAPTLTLLEGQQQMYGLTPTDAKLSGLASWYGGYFHGRMTANGEIYNQDELTVAHKSLPFNTYLQVTNLKTGKAVIVRVNDRGPYIPPRSLDLSREAARCINSEVAGVVPYQAVILDSKAPKMTLKPTNLATGKLKPTRKLALISDF, encoded by the coding sequence ATGCTATTTTTTGGAATTTTTTGGATTACATCCTGGATTGGTTCTTTCTTGTCGTTGAGCGAAAACTTATCACCAAGTTTGACTTCAAAGATAGCTCCGACAGAAGTTACAAGCAATTTAGGTAAATTGGTAAGCAAGCATAGCCCACTAGATATGCTCTCTAAGCAGCCAGTAAATGTTTGGAGGACGACATTACTACCTACAAACTTTTTGAAAATGGATTGGGGAACTAAGGAATCACCAACAAACTTAGATAACCCACTCAAGCCTAAGAAGAAAGCAGTTAAAAGCAGTCAGAATCGACTTTGTCAGTCGAACATAGAAAATCTGGATGAACGGTCTATCTTAAAAAAGCCGCCCCGTTTAGCCTCTGCAGCTTTGATCAAAGCCAGCTTTCCTCATCGAGATTTTTTACCTAATAAAATCCTGCGATCGCTGCAAGATTTCTTTCGCTTTCACAATTCCCTAGAGCAAAGTTTCAATGCAGCTATCTTGCCAGTAGCAGTAGTCCACCGCAATCAAGAAACCTATGAAATCTGGGTAAATAACCGCCTTGTAGCGAATTTACCCAGCGAAATTCAAGCCAAGTCAATACAACAACGTTTGCTGCAACTACTGGCTTCGCCCAACCTAGATGCCAATCAATTACGACCGGCTTTAGTTGATGACATACCAGCCTTAATGGCAGGTAATCGCTTTTTATTTGGGATTGAAAAACAAATTTCTCGGCAGTTTAACCGGAGTGGCGACATATTAGCCATCGAGTGGATTAATAATCTGCGTAGTGCTTTAAAAGCACCAACCCTCACACTTCTAGAAGGGCAGCAACAAATGTATGGTTTGACCCCAACTGATGCCAAACTGTCTGGTTTAGCTTCTTGGTATGGTGGCTATTTTCACGGACGCATGACGGCGAATGGTGAGATATATAACCAAGATGAATTGACAGTTGCCCATAAATCCCTGCCTTTTAATACTTACTTGCAGGTGACGAACTTAAAAACAGGAAAAGCCGTGATTGTACGGGTGAACGATCGCGGCCCTTATATCCCACCCAGAAGTTTAGATCTATCACGAGAAGCCGCTCGTTGTATCAACAGTGAAGTAGCTGGGGTAGTACCATATCAAGCAGTGATATTGGACAGTAAAGCACCCAAAATGACTTTAAAACCGACAAACTTAGCAACTGGCAAACTCAAACCGACAAGAAAACTGGCATTAATCTCCGATTTTTAA
- the pds gene encoding 15-cis-phytoene desaturase — MRVAIAGAGLAGLSCAKYLTDAGHTPIVLERRDVLGGKVAAWQDSDGDWYETGLHIFFGAYPNMLQLFKELDIEDRLQWKEHSMIFNQPDDPGTYSRFDFPDLPAPLNGVIAILRNNDMLTWPEKIKFGLGLIPAMIQGQKYVEEMDKYSWTEWLRKQNIPERVNDEVFIAMCKSLNFIGPDEISATILLTALNRFLQEKKGSTMAFLDGPPTERLCQPIVDHITAGGGEVRLNAPLKEILLNPDGTVKGFLLRGLDGAEDEVFTADLYVSAMPVDPLKVILPKPWQQMEFFQKLEGLEGVPVINLHLWFDRKLTEIDHLLFSRSPLLSVYADMSNTCRGYANPDRSMLELVLAPAKDWIAKSDEEIVAATIAELEKLFPNHFGVDNPAKLLKYHVVKTPRSVYKATPGRQQHRPSQVTPISNFYLTGDFTMQRYLASMEGAVLSGKLTAQAIREALPVANASNLQTLSRSPATNAATA, encoded by the coding sequence ATGCGAGTAGCGATCGCGGGAGCGGGTCTAGCAGGACTTTCCTGCGCGAAATATCTCACAGACGCGGGTCACACCCCCATTGTCTTGGAACGCCGAGACGTGTTGGGTGGCAAGGTGGCAGCGTGGCAAGACTCTGATGGAGACTGGTACGAAACAGGTCTGCACATTTTTTTTGGGGCTTATCCCAATATGTTGCAGTTATTCAAAGAACTAGATATTGAAGATCGTTTGCAGTGGAAAGAACACAGCATGATCTTCAATCAACCCGATGATCCAGGAACTTACAGCCGCTTTGATTTCCCAGATTTGCCAGCCCCCTTAAATGGGGTAATAGCAATTCTGCGAAACAACGACATGCTCACCTGGCCTGAAAAAATAAAATTTGGGCTAGGACTGATTCCAGCAATGATTCAGGGGCAAAAATACGTTGAGGAAATGGACAAATACTCCTGGACAGAGTGGCTGCGTAAACAAAACATTCCGGAACGAGTCAATGACGAAGTTTTCATTGCCATGTGCAAATCACTCAACTTCATTGGCCCGGATGAAATTTCTGCCACAATTCTGTTAACTGCCCTCAATCGCTTCCTCCAAGAGAAAAAAGGCTCGACAATGGCCTTTCTTGATGGTCCACCAACTGAGCGATTGTGTCAGCCAATAGTAGATCACATCACCGCAGGCGGTGGAGAAGTCAGACTCAACGCCCCCTTAAAAGAAATTTTGCTCAACCCCGATGGCACAGTCAAAGGATTTTTACTGCGGGGATTGGATGGGGCAGAAGATGAAGTGTTCACCGCTGATTTGTATGTATCAGCCATGCCAGTTGATCCGCTGAAGGTGATACTACCAAAACCTTGGCAGCAAATGGAATTTTTCCAGAAGCTAGAAGGCTTGGAAGGCGTACCAGTGATTAACTTGCATCTATGGTTCGATCGCAAACTCACAGAAATTGACCACTTACTATTTTCGCGATCGCCCCTCCTCAGCGTTTATGCTGATATGAGCAATACCTGCCGTGGATACGCTAACCCTGATCGCTCAATGCTGGAATTAGTTCTAGCTCCCGCAAAAGATTGGATCGCCAAATCCGATGAGGAAATTGTCGCTGCCACAATTGCCGAGTTAGAAAAACTCTTCCCTAACCACTTTGGGGTAGACAATCCAGCAAAGTTGCTGAAGTATCATGTGGTGAAAACGCCGCGTTCAGTTTACAAAGCGACTCCTGGTCGTCAACAGCACCGTCCCTCACAAGTTACACCCATCAGTAACTTCTACTTAACAGGGGATTTCACCATGCAACGCTACTTAGCCAGTATGGAAGGTGCCGTACTTTCTGGTAAGCTGACAGCGCAGGCGATAAGAGAAGCACTCCCGGTGGCAAATGCCTCCAACTTACAAACGCTATCCCGATCGCCCGCAACGAATGCTGCAACTGCCTAA
- the crtB gene encoding 15-cis-phytoene synthase CrtB: MLQLPKSPPRMKTLVSVDESYQLCRHITEKYAKTFYLGTLLMSAAKRRAIWAIYAWCRRTDELVDGPASALTTPETLDLWEQHLESIFAGHPLENFDVALLDTLQRYPIDIQPFRDMIAGQRMDLYRSRYETFEELYLYCYRVAGTVGLMSTAVMGLDTTTNTAPWHQHKQPYIPTEEAIALGIAMQLNNILRDVGEDARRGRIYIPLEDLARFNYTEQDFFKGVVDDRWRSLMRFQIDRAHQFYTKAEQGITYLAPDARWPVWTASMLYGQILGVIERNNYDVFSQRAYVPQWKKLRALPLAWMRSQVL; this comes from the coding sequence ATGCTGCAACTGCCTAAGTCACCCCCGCGCATGAAAACGCTGGTCTCTGTGGACGAGTCTTATCAACTTTGTCGGCATATTACAGAAAAGTATGCCAAAACTTTCTATCTCGGCACTTTGCTGATGAGTGCAGCAAAGCGCCGAGCTATTTGGGCCATCTATGCTTGGTGTCGCCGTACAGATGAATTGGTAGACGGTCCTGCATCTGCTTTAACCACCCCAGAAACCCTAGATCTATGGGAGCAGCACCTGGAATCAATTTTCGCGGGACACCCACTGGAAAATTTCGATGTAGCTTTATTAGATACCCTGCAACGCTATCCGATAGACATTCAGCCCTTTCGGGATATGATTGCCGGTCAGCGGATGGACTTATATCGCAGTCGCTATGAAACCTTTGAGGAGTTATACCTCTACTGTTACCGCGTCGCTGGTACTGTCGGCTTAATGTCAACAGCAGTGATGGGCTTGGATACCACCACAAACACAGCTCCGTGGCACCAGCACAAACAACCATATATTCCCACCGAAGAAGCGATCGCCCTCGGAATTGCCATGCAACTCAACAATATCCTCCGGGATGTTGGCGAAGATGCCAGACGAGGGCGAATCTACATTCCTCTAGAAGACTTGGCACGATTTAATTACACCGAACAAGACTTCTTCAAAGGTGTAGTAGATGATCGCTGGCGATCGCTCATGCGCTTTCAAATCGACCGGGCACACCAATTTTATACAAAAGCAGAACAGGGGATTACTTATCTTGCACCTGATGCCCGTTGGCCAGTCTGGACAGCGTCAATGTTGTATGGACAGATTTTAGGTGTGATTGAACGCAATAACTATGATGTTTTCAGTCAGCGCGCCTACGTGCCCCAATGGAAAAAATTACGCGCCTTGCCATTGGCTTGGATGCGATCGCAAGTCCTATGA
- a CDS encoding ABC transporter substrate-binding protein encodes MQRISTALALSVATIATGFLLGACENATTPNNTATTGSTAAPAANTNTTTDGLKIGSLLPTTGDLASIGQQMATAVPLLVETVNACGGVNGKPVSLIAIDDQTDPKAGAAGMTKLATVDKVAGVVGSFASSVSTAAVSIAAQNKVMLISPGSTSPVFTEKAQKGDFQGFWARTVPPDSYQGPALAELAKKRGYKRVSTVVINNDYGVGFEKAFVQGFEKLGGTVVNKDKPVRYDPKATTFETEATAAFAGKPDAVLGVFYVETGSLLLKSAYQQGVSKGVQVMLTDGMKSDEFPAQVGKGNDGKYIVSGVIGTVPGSDGKALDALKKLWKEKKNSSPGEFVPQAWDAAALLVLAAQAAKENTGVGIAGKVREVANGAGADSTEVTDVCEGLKLLKADKKINYQGASGNVDVDANGDVIGVYDVWTVGDDGKLKVIDKVNPK; translated from the coding sequence ATGCAAAGAATTAGTACTGCTTTAGCCTTGAGTGTGGCTACCATAGCAACAGGTTTCCTCTTAGGTGCTTGTGAAAACGCCACAACCCCCAATAACACAGCTACAACTGGAAGTACCGCCGCCCCAGCAGCAAACACTAATACCACAACTGACGGACTAAAAATTGGTTCATTGCTACCTACAACAGGTGATTTAGCATCTATAGGACAGCAGATGGCAACCGCAGTGCCCCTGCTAGTCGAGACAGTCAACGCTTGCGGTGGTGTAAATGGCAAACCTGTTAGCCTGATTGCCATAGACGACCAAACAGACCCTAAAGCAGGCGCTGCTGGCATGACCAAACTGGCAACTGTAGATAAAGTAGCCGGGGTAGTTGGTTCTTTTGCTAGTAGTGTTTCTACAGCCGCTGTTTCGATTGCTGCCCAAAATAAAGTTATGCTGATTTCACCTGGCAGTACCAGCCCAGTATTCACCGAAAAAGCTCAAAAAGGTGACTTTCAAGGTTTTTGGGCACGTACAGTTCCCCCCGATAGCTACCAAGGGCCAGCCTTAGCGGAACTCGCCAAGAAAAGAGGTTACAAACGAGTTTCCACAGTTGTGATTAACAACGACTATGGAGTGGGGTTTGAAAAAGCATTTGTCCAAGGGTTTGAAAAATTGGGGGGAACAGTAGTTAACAAAGACAAGCCTGTCCGCTACGATCCCAAAGCCACCACCTTTGAAACTGAAGCCACCGCCGCTTTTGCTGGTAAACCAGATGCCGTCCTGGGCGTTTTTTATGTAGAAACAGGTAGCCTGCTACTAAAATCCGCATATCAACAAGGCGTGAGTAAAGGCGTGCAGGTAATGCTCACAGATGGGATGAAATCAGACGAATTTCCGGCTCAAGTTGGCAAAGGCAATGACGGTAAATACATTGTTTCTGGTGTGATTGGCACAGTCCCTGGTTCTGATGGTAAAGCATTAGATGCTCTCAAGAAACTGTGGAAAGAGAAAAAAAATAGCTCACCTGGAGAATTTGTACCACAAGCTTGGGATGCTGCTGCCTTGTTGGTCTTAGCGGCACAAGCTGCCAAGGAAAACACAGGTGTTGGCATAGCTGGTAAAGTCCGTGAAGTTGCCAATGGCGCAGGTGCCGACTCCACCGAAGTTACCGATGTTTGTGAAGGGCTGAAATTACTGAAAGCAGATAAAAAGATTAACTATCAGGGTGCTAGTGGCAACGTAGATGTTGACGCTAACGGTGATGTCATCGGTGTCTACGATGTTTGGACAGTGGGAGATGATGGCAAACTCAAGGTAATTGACAAAGTTAATCCGAAATAA
- a CDS encoding serine hydrolase, whose translation MIFFRKDEQLENIGSNILETTWAAFPTLARNQIALTWIVYDPPVLVNTGGALTPDAFWNHIYRGFTYRGVERIYPASVVKLFYLVALHEWLERGMTQTSKELERAIRDMIVDSSNDATSLVVDVLSGTTSGPELPVGPFDTWKSQRSIVNRYYQTLGWEEMDTINVCQKTWCDGPYGRERAFYGETLDNRNMLTTNAIARLLHSIIGGVAVSSGRSQAMMALLKRSLNPEDLPTDVEEDQVTGFLGGGLPQNAQIWSKAGWTSQVRHDAAYIEIPDKPPYLLVVFTEGKANAKSRAILPFVSKLFTEAIANL comes from the coding sequence ATGATTTTCTTTCGTAAAGACGAACAACTCGAAAATATCGGGTCAAACATTTTAGAGACAACTTGGGCAGCATTTCCTACCTTAGCTCGTAATCAAATTGCTCTGACTTGGATTGTCTACGATCCGCCTGTACTGGTAAATACTGGTGGTGCTTTAACTCCTGATGCTTTTTGGAACCACATTTACCGTGGTTTTACTTATCGTGGTGTGGAGAGAATTTACCCAGCGAGTGTCGTCAAGTTATTTTACTTGGTAGCGTTACATGAATGGCTAGAGAGAGGGATGACTCAAACCTCCAAGGAGTTGGAGCGAGCCATCCGCGATATGATTGTGGACTCTAGCAATGATGCTACCAGCTTGGTTGTGGATGTTCTCAGCGGCACTACATCCGGCCCAGAGCTACCTGTCGGGCCATTTGATACCTGGAAGTCTCAGCGTAGTATTGTTAACCGTTACTACCAGACTTTAGGGTGGGAGGAAATGGACACAATTAATGTTTGCCAAAAAACTTGGTGTGATGGCCCCTATGGACGGGAAAGGGCATTTTACGGCGAGACGCTGGATAATCGCAACATGCTGACGACTAATGCGATCGCCCGATTATTGCATAGTATTATCGGTGGCGTAGCAGTTTCTAGTGGGCGATCGCAGGCGATGATGGCTTTGCTCAAACGCAGTCTCAACCCCGAAGATTTACCCACTGATGTCGAAGAAGATCAGGTGACAGGTTTTTTAGGTGGTGGACTACCCCAAAATGCCCAAATTTGGTCAAAGGCGGGTTGGACAAGTCAAGTCCGCCATGATGCGGCGTATATTGAGATACCAGACAAGCCTCCCTACCTCCTCGTGGTATTTACTGAAGGTAAAGCCAACGCTAAAAGCAGGGCTATCTTACCCTTTGTCTCGAAACTATTTACAGAAGCGATCGCCAATCTGTAA
- a CDS encoding C40 family peptidase, which yields MVTNQSTIQNHQSVEYNCLADLNLYNSPECQSLATQASAGRHLRITSNYQDAAVEVYLCEDDYPGWVSLTNLDLLQPATLPYQARLWAESEIKKLLPEVISFTHKAMQQANYYLWGGTVGPNYDCSGLMQTAFVSVGIWLPRDAYQQEGFTQPIAMTELAPGDLVFFGTPQKATHVGLYLGDNHYIHSSGKTQGRNGIGIDVLSEMGDEVSRSYYQQLRGAGRVVKSYEPRGEAGGRAQGAGGKS from the coding sequence ATGGTAACAAATCAATCCACAATCCAAAATCACCAATCGGTTGAATACAATTGTCTCGCTGACTTGAACTTATATAATTCTCCTGAATGTCAGAGTTTGGCAACTCAAGCCTCAGCTGGACGACATTTACGAATAACATCAAATTATCAGGATGCAGCAGTTGAGGTGTATTTGTGTGAAGATGATTATCCAGGATGGGTTTCCCTTACCAATTTAGATTTATTACAACCAGCTACTTTACCTTATCAGGCGCGGTTATGGGCAGAATCTGAGATTAAAAAATTGCTGCCAGAGGTAATTTCTTTTACTCACAAAGCGATGCAACAAGCAAATTATTACCTTTGGGGTGGTACGGTAGGGCCAAATTATGACTGTTCGGGGTTAATGCAGACGGCTTTTGTCTCGGTAGGGATTTGGTTACCGCGAGATGCTTATCAGCAGGAAGGTTTCACGCAACCAATTGCCATGACAGAATTAGCACCAGGAGATTTGGTGTTTTTTGGCACTCCCCAAAAAGCAACTCATGTGGGGCTTTATTTGGGAGATAATCACTATATCCATAGTTCTGGGAAGACTCAGGGACGAAATGGCATTGGCATTGATGTTTTATCGGAAATGGGAGATGAGGTTAGTCGGTCATATTACCAGCAGCTGCGCGGTGCGGGCAGAGTTGTGAAGAGTTACGAACCAAGGGGGGAGGCAGGGGGCAGGGCGCAGGGCGCAGGGGGAAAGAGTTAG